Proteins encoded by one window of Winogradskyella sp. PG-2:
- a CDS encoding endonuclease codes for MKQFYSILFLLLSVSSYSQQAYYSNGENDVDFTLTGQNMYNALQTKVSNNFNTSYTYGDVRDDFKIMDLDPTNSDNVLLLYGSVEDINCASSTDRRIRDKDDFGGSNCDYNREHVFARSNANPGMGSTSNSFTGIVADPHNLRPTDVQRNGNRGSKKFAAGSGTSGDVGSGNWYPGDEWRGDVARSMMYMYVRYGDRCLPTLNGNGAVEPFTDMLQIYLDWNADDPVSDVENNRNNHLEGVYGNRNPFVDNPYLAKIIWGGTAEPEDTWGILSTDEFELESTFSISPNPAKDSVNISISNGLETRIEIYDVLGKRVFVRKINTSMGLDISSLKTGMYIFKFMQKGNTETKRLIVQ; via the coding sequence ATGAAACAATTTTATTCGATACTATTTTTATTATTATCGGTGTCAAGTTATTCTCAACAAGCCTATTATTCTAATGGTGAGAATGATGTAGACTTTACGCTTACAGGCCAAAACATGTACAATGCGCTACAAACTAAGGTTAGTAATAATTTTAATACAAGTTACACATATGGTGACGTTAGAGATGATTTCAAAATAATGGATTTAGATCCTACAAACTCTGACAATGTACTTCTCCTTTACGGTAGTGTAGAAGATATAAATTGTGCGTCTTCAACTGATAGACGAATTAGAGACAAAGATGATTTTGGTGGTAGTAATTGCGATTATAATAGAGAACATGTTTTTGCAAGATCTAATGCCAATCCAGGAATGGGTTCTACTAGCAATTCATTTACTGGTATAGTTGCTGATCCTCATAACTTAAGACCAACGGACGTACAGCGAAATGGAAATAGAGGCAGCAAAAAATTTGCCGCTGGTTCTGGTACTTCTGGAGATGTAGGAAGCGGTAACTGGTATCCTGGAGACGAATGGCGAGGAGATGTTGCACGTTCAATGATGTATATGTATGTAAGATATGGAGATAGATGTTTACCAACATTAAATGGTAATGGTGCTGTTGAACCTTTTACAGATATGCTTCAAATATACCTAGACTGGAACGCAGACGACCCAGTTTCGGATGTTGAAAACAATAGAAATAATCACCTTGAAGGAGTTTATGGTAATCGTAACCCTTTTGTTGATAATCCTTATTTAGCAAAAATAATTTGGGGTGGAACTGCTGAGCCAGAAGATACTTGGGGAATTTTAAGTACTGACGAATTTGAACTCGAATCCACCTTTAGTATTTCACCAAACCCAGCAAAGGATAGCGTTAATATTTCTATCTCTAATGGTCTTGAAACTAGAATAGAGATATACGACGTATTGGGTAAACGTGTTTTCGTTAGAAAAATAAATACATCCATGGGTTTAGATATAAGTTCACTAAAAACAGGAATGTATATTTTTAAGTTTATGCAAAAAGGTAATACAGAGACAAAGCGACTTATAGTTCAATAA